One genomic region from Chlamydia poikilotherma encodes:
- a CDS encoding DUF1548 domain-containing protein: MSVSLDPNNSHLPSLPDSRTSSCCNRITTLIKQITYCHLFYKLFREIGSTLRLQHPTSCLDHLLIALVCVVSVFISLVLYVLLLPVKLLALAISSACQRKIDAIPLLPETQKIFKPLTETQQAFVEEVKRAVLQKVSGEFEINMSPDVLRLAPLPSPFLNSLATTSYSRSLCDYKKLKRLINNLNCWNSDWQIIMNYLTYLKEDPSHPDAQTFPILMHHLILALEDPNISQENKRIALKEISSYATTCKPTWGETIFRSINNLYNTRNYGRDQMLLWLQMFKEHLLSQQHLIAHKEEWHQINGLKRLCGEQLGLITDHLNENLSGLTLRQTSTLPQKVAQYTELKNSFIEAYRRSCSDLIHYIHNAFLTSKAEIQARVYNFLIEEVANILNLPETGAHIDLVLDCFYDDNYELKREGIIYLLYIMDIIIPKTDT, translated from the coding sequence ATGAGCGTATCCCTTGACCCAAATAATTCCCATCTACCGTCACTCCCTGATTCCCGAACTTCCTCGTGCTGTAACCGCATTACCACTCTCATAAAACAGATTACCTACTGTCATCTGTTCTACAAACTTTTTCGGGAAATAGGCTCTACTTTAAGATTGCAACATCCAACATCTTGTTTAGATCACCTACTTATCGCTCTAGTATGTGTTGTTTCAGTTTTTATTTCTCTTGTACTTTACGTTCTACTCCTTCCCGTTAAACTACTCGCTCTAGCAATTTCTTCTGCCTGTCAAAGGAAAATAGATGCAATCCCTCTTCTTCCAGAAACTCAAAAAATCTTCAAACCCTTAACAGAAACACAACAAGCATTTGTTGAAGAAGTAAAAAGAGCGGTGCTCCAAAAAGTATCTGGAGAATTTGAAATCAATATGTCGCCGGACGTCTTACGTCTAGCCCCCCTACCTTCACCATTTTTAAACTCATTAGCAACGACATCCTACTCAAGAAGTTTATGCGATTATAAAAAACTCAAAAGACTAATTAACAATCTAAATTGCTGGAACTCTGATTGGCAAATTATTATGAATTATCTTACTTACTTAAAAGAAGATCCATCTCATCCTGATGCTCAAACATTCCCCATCCTGATGCATCATCTAATCCTAGCTCTGGAAGATCCTAACATTTCTCAAGAAAATAAAAGGATTGCCTTGAAGGAAATTTCCTCCTATGCAACTACATGTAAACCGACTTGGGGAGAGACCATTTTTAGATCTATCAATAATCTTTACAACACACGAAACTATGGAAGAGATCAGATGCTATTATGGTTACAAATGTTTAAAGAACATTTGCTTTCTCAACAGCACCTCATTGCTCATAAAGAAGAATGGCATCAAATTAATGGTTTAAAACGTCTGTGTGGTGAACAACTCGGCTTAATCACCGATCATTTAAATGAAAATCTCTCAGGCCTCACATTACGTCAGACTTCAACTCTTCCTCAAAAGGTAGCACAATATACAGAGCTTAAAAATAGCTTTATAGAGGCTTACCGAAGATCATGCTCTGATTTAATACACTATATCCATAATGCATTCTTAACATCAAAAGCTGAAATACAAGCACGCGTTTATAATTTCCTAATCGAAGAAGTTGCTAATATCCTCAATCTTCCTGAAACAGGAGCACATATCGATTTAGTACTCGATTGCTTCTATGATGATAATTACGAACTCAAGCGCGAAGGAATTATCTATCTCCTTTATATCATGGATATTATAATTCCCAAAACAGACACTTAG
- a CDS encoding DUF1539 domain-containing protein translates to MSLEHNNFRAAFAPPQPASALHETSFIKTANQKISFRSIFNALSTKLGSCLCLNPEFRSGAGWVFTFVLSAIITVLLCILLLPIKLILLGLSCCPCASRPAVRGEEIPVIPQLPQPTPPPSRRGSDSGISIGLDSSRFAPESFAPIRPQSQVRRPSVDQASIPSQPSIQPNGIVSQDITLRQYLQMNYPEIDLSDITLENLGINFLQAEDLPEETNILDLPASMFFPEGAPNLDQLPIFLSQQDETSASVVSPQPSIIPSQPASVALPADQTIPQQQDISSQPASLVVDTSAAAVFLQQEVDQTLTARDFLNRAYPNANHSVLIHGARVNVRLQGIAVGENDEDILNLPALIAFPDLVAGQPIRPTSLNLFDEPRALSPQQEEPAPPPPTAEELMSPNDPRYIFLQNNFPNLEHEYYNQHINLLASLAGIDAQNLDLLQLPLEVFVATPARAPDYEPISMEDAALRLQNSMTSSQDLTPEEVAERNNKFTNYLIENSPRRWTFLNRLKNNIISTTISLDLRRDWFIMLDTIANKTLPELATEEFQQRAQGYLFKINTLLKNNDLSPERKKEMLKYIISHKSSSPEIWLEAMHQELLLQESLQPGTVITTQEANEDTDEAEGTLINRVMPPCNTQASAEEIAGYTQLLRHQFSRPVFINQDSIHLAPTNDEYLQTLTSNSPNNWGPIKVPLGNKIKELTQNYSIRRAWTKILSELPNGAGGMVSSEDAQTLARGTMFQILKLLNNEAIPTDRKLSIITVIASFSDRCGPTWVRVAGQELQNIFNSNNLSTNVILSWVQICKEHLLSEVFNNEAQWHMMTAFKEVHGSELGLDNTGIILDGYTMSLARDFRSGYHAQYLNRFRNRYIQMGEQVVESALTQALTGSDDQVNTLQGIVLADLEAAGVPESERANIMMDVFFTEENEYKPTREVICYLLLKAGVITHLNNNN, encoded by the coding sequence ATGTCGCTAGAACACAATAATTTTCGTGCTGCTTTTGCACCACCACAGCCAGCTTCTGCATTACACGAAACCTCTTTTATCAAAACTGCAAATCAAAAGATTTCTTTTAGATCCATATTCAATGCGTTAAGCACTAAACTTGGGTCTTGTCTCTGTTTAAATCCAGAATTTCGTTCCGGTGCGGGATGGGTTTTTACCTTTGTTTTATCCGCCATTATCACAGTTCTACTTTGCATTCTTCTTCTTCCAATAAAGTTAATCCTACTAGGATTAAGCTGCTGCCCCTGCGCCTCTAGACCCGCTGTAAGAGGAGAAGAAATTCCTGTAATACCTCAACTACCCCAACCAACGCCTCCACCAAGTAGACGAGGTTCTGATTCCGGTATTTCTATAGGATTAGATTCAAGCAGATTTGCTCCAGAATCCTTTGCACCTATCCGTCCACAATCTCAAGTACGTCGTCCTTCTGTAGATCAAGCAAGCATCCCCAGCCAGCCCTCAATCCAACCCAATGGGATAGTTTCCCAAGACATCACACTTCGACAGTATCTACAAATGAACTATCCTGAAATAGACTTATCCGATATTACCCTAGAGAATTTAGGAATTAATTTCCTACAAGCTGAAGATCTCCCCGAAGAAACAAATATACTCGACCTCCCTGCCTCAATGTTTTTCCCAGAAGGAGCTCCAAATCTAGATCAATTACCTATTTTCTTAAGTCAACAAGACGAGACCTCAGCTTCAGTTGTGTCTCCACAACCGTCAATTATCCCATCGCAACCCGCTTCTGTTGCCCTGCCAGCAGACCAGACAATTCCTCAACAACAAGACATATCAAGCCAACCAGCGTCCTTAGTTGTTGATACATCTGCAGCCGCGGTCTTTCTTCAACAAGAAGTTGATCAAACCTTGACCGCTAGAGATTTTTTAAATAGGGCCTATCCAAATGCGAATCATAGCGTGCTTATCCACGGCGCTCGTGTAAATGTACGACTTCAAGGTATTGCTGTGGGTGAAAATGACGAAGATATTCTCAATCTCCCTGCTCTTATTGCTTTTCCTGATTTAGTTGCCGGGCAACCCATACGACCTACATCGTTAAACCTCTTTGATGAACCAAGAGCTCTTTCTCCGCAACAAGAAGAACCCGCACCTCCCCCTCCTACTGCAGAAGAATTAATGTCTCCCAATGATCCTAGATACATATTCCTACAAAATAACTTCCCGAACTTAGAGCACGAATACTATAACCAACATATCAACCTACTTGCTTCATTAGCTGGAATAGATGCACAGAACCTTGATCTGCTTCAACTACCTCTAGAGGTATTTGTTGCGACACCGGCTCGCGCACCTGACTACGAGCCTATTTCAATGGAAGATGCCGCATTAAGACTCCAAAACAGCATGACATCATCACAAGACCTAACCCCAGAGGAAGTTGCAGAAAGAAACAATAAATTTACTAATTATCTCATAGAAAATTCACCAAGACGTTGGACCTTCTTGAACAGATTAAAAAACAATATTATTTCAACAACTATAAGCCTAGATCTGCGTAGAGATTGGTTCATAATGTTAGACACAATAGCTAATAAAACTCTTCCAGAATTAGCAACAGAAGAGTTTCAACAACGTGCACAGGGCTATCTCTTTAAAATTAATACGCTTCTAAAAAACAATGACCTCTCTCCAGAAAGAAAAAAGGAGATGTTAAAATATATAATCTCGCATAAATCCAGTTCTCCTGAGATATGGTTAGAAGCTATGCATCAAGAATTATTGCTACAAGAAAGCCTTCAACCAGGAACAGTTATAACCACACAGGAAGCAAACGAAGATACAGACGAAGCTGAGGGAACACTAATAAACCGAGTGATGCCGCCTTGCAATACACAAGCAAGCGCTGAAGAAATTGCTGGATATACTCAACTATTACGACATCAATTTTCTCGTCCCGTATTTATAAATCAAGACAGCATACACCTTGCTCCAACTAACGACGAATATCTACAAACCCTAACTAGTAATTCACCAAATAACTGGGGTCCAATCAAAGTCCCTCTAGGGAACAAAATCAAAGAGCTCACGCAAAACTACAGCATACGTAGAGCTTGGACAAAAATCCTCTCAGAATTACCGAACGGAGCTGGTGGTATGGTGAGCTCAGAAGACGCCCAGACTCTTGCTCGAGGAACTATGTTCCAGATTCTTAAACTTCTAAATAATGAAGCAATACCAACTGACAGGAAGCTATCAATCATAACTGTCATAGCCTCTTTCAGCGATAGATGTGGTCCTACATGGGTAAGGGTTGCAGGACAAGAATTACAAAACATATTCAACTCAAACAACCTTTCAACAAATGTCATACTCTCTTGGGTACAGATATGTAAAGAACACCTGCTTTCTGAAGTCTTTAATAATGAAGCACAGTGGCATATGATGACAGCATTTAAAGAGGTACACGGTTCTGAATTAGGTTTAGATAATACCGGTATCATTTTAGATGGATATACAATGTCATTGGCGAGGGATTTCAGATCAGGATACCACGCTCAATACTTGAATAGATTCAGAAACAGGTATATCCAGATGGGAGAACAGGTTGTCGAATCAGCTCTAACACAGGCTCTTACCGGCTCGGATGATCAGGTAAATACATTACAAGGTATTGTTCTTGCTGATCTAGAAGCTGCTGGGGTACCAGAGTCTGAGCGTGCAAATATCATGATGGATGTTTTCTTCACTGAAGAAAATGAATACAAACCAACCAGAGAAGTAATTTGTTACCTACTATTAAAAGCAGGAGTTATTACGCATCTGAATAATAACAACTAA
- a CDS encoding autotransporter domain-containing protein, with the protein MVAKKVSRFPKSTFSHSVVLAILVSTGMISNNHRLYGYEPVSEAFLNNPPLKTQLETTSAGIFKKDKSSDTQEPKKENKEAEVHVDTSVINGVSSCVTKILGAEADQRQHLVDVSTLFETLEPLSWKNVDTELSTNSENISTVESEGPQANRKYSIDDPRQGLAFCYRNLSGYPTDETNPGFLGIALVGTGSKSGLSFSNLRSIGAGAAVYSDEDVVFEHLKERLLFDGCESLAGGGAVSGRSIAVNGCHDVTIVSCNTDLDIRYSGEIADFSKGGGAFNAHKVHGESHKSRFSSGEIIFLDNSGSLLIDGNHADKANGGALACGNFVCSVNRGDMHYVGNHALSGGAVSSLKSIDFVGNVGSIEFLDNHALISPQGCTFLGGGALASGERISFLNNGGIHCFKNTSKSSGGALLSRNIRIVENVGNSWFKGNSAEVTGGAISSQNQVEIGQNFGNITFEGNTSKFGGGAIYCLLPDQPYTHSKEPLYGSGDIKIIDNSGSINFESNENLLESQETHSHLGGGALYGAHILISGNIGDITFSKNAAGQFESDSTCIGGGAIFAHEGVKITDNSGAIAFSNNKGKILPLPIVPESSEEESASSTPVESSPVDLGIRGGGAIFAKHIEIEDNAAALSFSDNCMEISDSKIQKEQPLGGGALFGIDRVSLQNNIELAFTNNHVSGENSSGGAILSKVVTISDNGRVQFIRNYSKFLGGAVCALGDTLSIKNNESSVSFIGNRTVTAGGAIASAQGDILISRNLGKIEFKDNLVFGDPYVDNLEEGQVNTTGHHSGGGAVFAKTSVIISENENKVLFSGNSSGCFGGAILTGSLNPESQEPFASKVVSDNTKVVITENIGDVIFSGNSTTASKHHEHNLFGGGAIYTQDLVINKNAGSVAFYNNYAPIGGAVHICEKGTVILEALGGDIVFQGNRTSEDISNGLYFAGKESKLVEISAAGENTVHFSDAIVFEDLTLRKSSVSHEDILDDPTLILNSKAKDDSEVSHSGNIRFACATSKIPQVALLKSGTLILSDKAQLWLCGLKQERGSEILLSAGTVLRIFDPNAKPTEKPESPSATSYYSAYDSGRNSDERTLADISVLGVDLASFVAGDDEITPQPPQIIVPKGTTIGSGSLDLKLVDSAGIGYENHALLNKEADITLLSFRSASAVSDIPDLDRSLEELHVKVSVPTITEDTYGHMGKWSDPQVINGKLMINWKPTSYKLNPEKDGSIVLNTLWGQYGDLRALKQQQLAHNITAQRMELDFSTNIWGSGMGTFSNCATIAKIDGFTHRAGGYALGLDTQLIEDFLIGGSFAQFFGYTDSQSYSSRSDQSGYLGSGYVGIFAGSWLFKGVFIYSDIHNDLNTTYPTLNIGRSKGSWNSRGILADAHVDYRHIVNSRRFISSIVSAVVPFVEAEYVYIDLPTFTEIGSEVRTFAEGHLQNVAIPFGITLEHSYSRGQRSEVNSLSFSYAFDVYRQAPAVLINLPAASYSWEGIGSDLSRKSMKAQFSNDTEWNSYFSTFLGFTYEWREHTVSYDLNGGMRLIF; encoded by the coding sequence TATCAAGATTTCCAAAATCTACATTTTCCCATTCCGTAGTTTTAGCAATATTAGTTTCCACTGGGATGATCTCTAATAATCATAGATTATATGGTTATGAACCAGTTTCAGAGGCATTTCTCAATAATCCTCCTTTAAAAACACAATTAGAAACGACTTCAGCGGGTATTTTTAAAAAAGATAAATCTTCAGATACACAGGAGCCTAAGAAGGAAAATAAAGAAGCAGAAGTACATGTAGATACTTCGGTTATAAATGGTGTTTCCTCATGTGTTACTAAGATTTTAGGTGCAGAAGCAGATCAGAGACAGCATTTAGTAGATGTAAGTACTTTATTCGAGACGTTAGAGCCTTTATCATGGAAGAATGTAGATACAGAGTTGTCTACAAACTCAGAAAATATTTCTACTGTTGAAAGTGAGGGACCTCAGGCGAATCGAAAGTATAGTATAGATGATCCTAGGCAAGGCTTAGCCTTTTGCTATAGAAACCTATCGGGTTATCCTACAGATGAAACTAATCCGGGATTTTTAGGTATTGCTCTTGTGGGAACTGGATCTAAATCAGGATTATCTTTTTCTAATTTAAGATCCATAGGTGCGGGAGCTGCAGTATATTCTGATGAAGATGTTGTTTTTGAACATCTTAAAGAAAGACTCCTTTTTGATGGTTGTGAATCTCTAGCTGGTGGAGGTGCTGTTTCAGGCCGTAGCATTGCTGTGAACGGTTGTCATGATGTTACTATAGTTAGCTGCAATACAGATTTGGATATCAGATATTCTGGAGAAATTGCGGATTTTTCCAAAGGTGGAGGAGCTTTTAATGCTCATAAGGTACATGGTGAATCTCATAAATCTAGATTTTCCAGCGGAGAAATTATTTTCTTAGATAATTCTGGGAGTCTTTTGATAGACGGCAACCACGCAGATAAAGCAAACGGTGGAGCCCTAGCTTGTGGCAATTTTGTTTGTTCTGTAAATCGTGGAGATATGCACTACGTCGGGAATCATGCTCTATCTGGAGGTGCAGTATCTTCTCTCAAGTCAATTGATTTTGTTGGAAATGTGGGATCCATAGAGTTCTTAGATAATCACGCTTTAATTTCTCCTCAAGGTTGCACATTTTTAGGTGGAGGTGCTTTAGCTTCTGGGGAGAGAATTAGTTTCTTAAACAATGGAGGAATCCATTGTTTCAAAAATACTTCTAAGTCTTCTGGAGGAGCTCTTTTATCTAGAAATATAAGGATAGTAGAGAATGTTGGAAATTCTTGGTTCAAGGGAAACTCTGCTGAAGTTACAGGTGGGGCGATTAGTTCGCAAAATCAAGTAGAGATCGGCCAGAATTTTGGAAATATTACTTTTGAAGGCAATACTTCTAAATTCGGTGGTGGTGCTATTTATTGCTTACTTCCTGACCAGCCTTATACACATTCTAAAGAGCCTCTATATGGATCAGGGGATATTAAGATTATAGATAATTCAGGGTCGATAAATTTTGAATCCAATGAGAATTTATTGGAATCTCAAGAGACACATAGTCATCTTGGTGGAGGAGCTTTGTATGGAGCGCATATTTTAATCTCAGGAAACATTGGGGATATTACATTTTCTAAGAATGCCGCAGGTCAATTTGAATCCGATAGCACATGTATTGGTGGGGGAGCTATTTTTGCTCATGAGGGTGTTAAGATTACAGATAACTCTGGAGCAATTGCTTTCTCTAACAATAAAGGGAAAATTCTTCCTCTTCCTATAGTGCCTGAGAGTTCCGAAGAAGAAAGTGCTTCAAGTACACCAGTAGAATCTTCACCTGTAGATTTAGGAATTCGTGGTGGGGGAGCTATTTTCGCTAAACATATAGAGATTGAAGACAATGCTGCTGCTTTATCTTTCTCAGACAATTGCATGGAAATTAGCGATAGTAAAATACAAAAAGAACAACCCTTAGGTGGTGGTGCTCTCTTTGGAATAGATAGAGTTAGTTTGCAAAATAACATAGAACTTGCGTTCACTAATAACCACGTCTCTGGTGAGAATAGTAGTGGTGGTGCTATCTTATCTAAAGTAGTAACTATCTCTGATAATGGGAGAGTTCAATTTATCCGTAACTATTCAAAATTCCTCGGAGGTGCTGTTTGTGCTTTAGGAGATACCTTAAGTATTAAAAATAATGAATCTTCGGTTTCATTTATTGGTAATAGAACTGTGACTGCTGGTGGAGCCATTGCTAGTGCTCAGGGCGATATTTTGATCTCTAGAAACCTTGGCAAGATAGAATTTAAAGACAATCTAGTTTTTGGGGACCCCTATGTAGATAATCTTGAAGAAGGACAAGTTAATACTACAGGACATCATAGTGGTGGAGGTGCTGTTTTTGCTAAAACTTCTGTAATAATTAGTGAAAATGAAAATAAAGTACTTTTCTCAGGGAATTCCTCGGGATGTTTTGGTGGTGCGATTTTAACGGGTTCTTTAAACCCCGAATCTCAAGAGCCTTTTGCTTCTAAGGTAGTGAGTGATAATACTAAAGTCGTCATTACAGAAAATATTGGAGATGTAATCTTTTCAGGAAATAGTACAACAGCTTCAAAGCATCATGAACATAATTTGTTCGGTGGTGGTGCTATCTATACTCAAGATTTAGTCATCAATAAAAATGCGGGTTCTGTAGCTTTTTACAATAACTATGCCCCTATAGGTGGTGCTGTGCATATTTGTGAAAAGGGAACAGTAATTTTAGAGGCTTTAGGAGGAGACATTGTTTTCCAAGGAAATAGAACTTCCGAAGATATTTCTAATGGACTTTATTTTGCGGGTAAAGAATCGAAATTAGTTGAAATATCTGCTGCTGGAGAAAATACCGTCCATTTCTCAGACGCTATTGTTTTCGAGGATCTAACACTAAGAAAGAGCTCAGTATCTCATGAGGATATTTTAGATGATCCGACGTTAATACTTAACTCTAAAGCTAAAGATGATTCAGAAGTTTCTCATTCTGGAAATATTCGCTTTGCTTGCGCAACATCTAAAATTCCTCAAGTAGCTTTATTAAAGTCAGGAACTCTTATCCTATCTGATAAGGCTCAGCTCTGGTTATGTGGTTTGAAGCAAGAAAGAGGTAGCGAGATCTTGCTCTCAGCAGGAACTGTATTACGTATTTTCGATCCTAATGCTAAGCCTACAGAAAAACCAGAAAGTCCTTCTGCAACATCTTACTATAGTGCTTATGATTCTGGTAGGAATTCTGATGAGAGGACCTTAGCAGATATTAGTGTTCTTGGTGTGGATTTAGCTTCTTTTGTTGCTGGTGATGATGAAATAACTCCTCAACCTCCACAAATTATCGTTCCTAAGGGAACGACAATTGGTTCAGGATCTTTAGATTTGAAGCTTGTGGATTCTGCAGGTATTGGTTATGAAAATCACGCTTTATTGAATAAAGAGGCAGATATCACTTTACTTTCGTTTAGAAGTGCTTCTGCAGTTTCAGATATTCCTGATTTGGATCGTTCTTTGGAAGAGTTACATGTTAAAGTTTCTGTACCTACAATTACTGAAGACACTTATGGACATATGGGCAAATGGTCTGATCCTCAGGTCATTAATGGTAAGCTAATGATTAACTGGAAGCCTACCAGCTATAAGTTAAATCCTGAAAAGGATGGGTCCATTGTATTGAATACTTTATGGGGACAATATGGAGATTTGCGAGCTTTGAAACAACAGCAATTAGCTCACAACATTACTGCGCAAAGAATGGAATTAGATTTCTCAACGAATATTTGGGGATCTGGGATGGGAACATTCTCCAATTGTGCAACAATTGCTAAAATAGATGGTTTTACTCACCGAGCAGGTGGCTATGCTTTGGGTTTGGATACACAGTTGATAGAGGATTTCTTAATAGGAGGAAGCTTCGCACAGTTCTTTGGTTATACAGATAGCCAGTCATATTCATCACGTAGTGATCAAAGTGGTTATTTAGGTTCTGGATATGTAGGTATCTTTGCAGGTTCTTGGTTGTTCAAAGGTGTGTTTATCTATAGTGATATTCATAACGACTTGAATACAACATATCCCACGTTAAATATAGGTAGATCTAAAGGATCCTGGAATAGCAGAGGAATTTTAGCAGATGCTCATGTGGATTATCGGCATATCGTGAATTCACGTAGGTTTATTTCATCGATTGTTTCTGCTGTCGTACCTTTTGTAGAAGCTGAATATGTCTACATTGATCTTCCTACATTTACAGAGATAGGTAGTGAAGTAAGAACGTTTGCTGAAGGACATTTGCAGAACGTAGCCATCCCTTTTGGTATCACTTTGGAACATAGTTATTCTCGAGGACAGCGTTCTGAAGTGAATAGCTTAAGTTTTTCTTATGCCTTTGATGTCTATCGTCAGGCTCCTGCGGTTCTTATCAATTTGCCGGCAGCTTCTTATTCTTGGGAAGGAATTGGCTCCGATCTTTCTAGAAAATCCATGAAAGCCCAATTTAGTAATGATACAGAATGGAATTCCTATTTCTCTACATTCTTAGGATTTACTTATGAGTGGAGGGAGCATACAGTATCTTATGATTTGAATGGGGGTATGCGTTTGATCTTCTAA